From Triticum urartu cultivar G1812 chromosome 2, Tu2.1, whole genome shotgun sequence, a single genomic window includes:
- the LOC125540754 gene encoding uncharacterized protein LOC125540754, translating into MSESGDEWGLDLEELQKVCYEAEKAFALKKENERLEMEERLRNGRQINDQNSKTPVTATTTVENVASSSRTPAAVGHERRVVRAPAQLRSPYICLENTDPFYCSKQVRDIYNAVCQYSVTHTRQADNSKPIKNYDTLYISCNELAQSMAPGQKMDSMLAEMAIIALREAGLRPKKRLMPLRVATFFPNNSFTRNDIDKHFDNKTRRLSRCESILDKENPKETGHYWLMVLNIRDK; encoded by the exons ATGTCAGAAAGCGGAGATGAATGGGGATTGGACCTGGAGGAGCTACAAAAAGTGTGCTATGAGGCTGAAAAGGCATTTGCATTGAAGAAAGAAAATGAGAGGCTAGAGATGGAGGAGAGGCTAAGAAATGGAAGGCAAATCAACGATCAAAATTCAAAAACACCAGTCACAGCAACCACAACCGTAGAAAATGTCGCTAGCTCATCAAGGACTCCAGCAGCGGTTGGGCACGAGCGGAGAGTTGTAAGGGCACCAGCACAACTCAGGTCACCATACATATGCCTGGAGAACACGGATCCATTTTACTGCTCAAAGCAAGTTCGCGACATCTACAATGCTGTGTGCCAGTATAGTGTGACCCACACAAGGCAAGCCGACAATAG CAAGCCTATCAAAAACTATGACACGCTCTACATCAGCTGCAATGAACTTGCACAATCAATGGCACCTGGACAGAAGATGGACAGCATGCTGGCCGAGATGGCAATCATTGCATTGAGGGAAGCAGGGTTGAGGCCAAAGAAGAGATTAATGCCACTACGAGTAGCT ACATTCTTCCCGAACAATAGTTTCACAAGGAACGACATAGACAAACATTTTGACAACAAAACCAGGAGGCTAAGCAGATGTGAATCA ATTCTGGACAAGGAGAATCCAAAGGAGACAGGGCATTATTGGCTAATGGTGCTGAACATCAGGGACAAGTGA